A portion of the uncultured Draconibacterium sp. genome contains these proteins:
- a CDS encoding phenylacetate--CoA ligase, with translation MAQEFWQEEFETLGKKDLQKLQVERLNKTIESACQSPFYGELYSKKNIKPGAIKDVSQITELPFTTKQNLRDHFPYGFLGLPKKDIIRLHSSSGTTGNPTVIFHNRHDLKSWANLMARSLFCAGILDTDVFQNICGYGLFTGGLGFQYGIETLGALSIPAGAGNSLRQIKLMRDYGTTAAHAIPSYLGRLYEVFEAEGLDPKKDTQLKTLVIGAEPHTDAQRKRIEEMYGVRAFNSFGLSEMNGPGVAFECTHQNGLHIWEDSYIVEIIDPETLQPVPDGEYGELVMTTLDREAMPLIRYRTRDITRIIPGECECGRTHRRIDRITGRSDDMFIIKGCNVFPMQIEGVLMKIPEVGSDYMITLETMNGADEMVVEVEVKSDWFRGDIKRLNSLSNTITRQIRDEVLAKPIVKLVEAGSIPKSEGKAIRVTDNRKNGLLN, from the coding sequence ATGGCGCAGGAATTTTGGCAGGAGGAGTTTGAGACTCTGGGGAAGAAAGACTTGCAGAAATTGCAGGTTGAACGACTGAATAAGACAATAGAGAGCGCTTGTCAATCGCCTTTTTATGGCGAATTGTACAGCAAAAAGAATATAAAACCGGGTGCAATAAAAGACGTTTCGCAGATTACCGAATTGCCTTTTACCACCAAACAGAATCTGCGCGATCATTTCCCGTATGGCTTTTTAGGTTTGCCGAAAAAGGATATTATCCGTTTACACAGTTCGAGTGGAACGACCGGAAATCCGACGGTAATTTTTCATAACCGACACGATCTGAAATCGTGGGCAAATCTTATGGCGCGCTCGCTGTTTTGCGCGGGCATTCTCGATACCGATGTATTTCAGAATATCTGCGGTTACGGACTGTTTACGGGCGGATTGGGTTTTCAGTACGGTATTGAAACGCTTGGAGCATTAAGTATTCCTGCAGGAGCAGGAAACAGCCTGCGTCAGATTAAACTGATGCGCGATTATGGTACAACCGCAGCACATGCAATACCCAGTTATTTGGGACGTTTGTACGAAGTTTTTGAGGCTGAAGGTCTGGATCCGAAAAAAGATACACAGCTAAAAACGCTGGTAATTGGTGCCGAGCCACACACCGATGCGCAACGCAAACGTATTGAAGAAATGTATGGTGTACGTGCTTTCAATTCTTTTGGACTTTCGGAAATGAACGGACCGGGTGTGGCTTTTGAATGCACGCATCAAAATGGTCTGCACATTTGGGAAGATTCGTATATAGTGGAAATTATCGACCCGGAAACGCTGCAACCTGTTCCCGATGGCGAATATGGGGAGTTGGTAATGACAACGCTCGATCGTGAAGCAATGCCTTTAATTCGTTACCGAACCCGCGATATTACCCGAATTATTCCGGGAGAATGCGAATGTGGACGGACACATCGCCGTATCGACCGAATTACCGGCCGTTCTGATGATATGTTTATTATTAAGGGCTGTAACGTTTTCCCGATGCAAATCGAAGGTGTACTGATGAAAATTCCTGAAGTGGGATCGGATTATATGATCACGTTGGAGACTATGAACGGCGCCGACGAAATGGTGGTGGAAGTGGAAGTAAAATCAGACTGGTTCAGGGGAGATATTAAACGCCTGAATAGCTTGAGCAATACGATCACCCGCCAGATCCGAGACGAAGTACTGGCTAAACCGATCGTAAAACTCGTGGAAGCCGGTTCTATTCCAAAATCGGAAGGAAAAGCGATTCGTGTTACCGACAATCGGAAAAACGGACTTTTAAATTAG
- a CDS encoding symporter small accessory protein, with product MLGINDPGIILGYLLSVVGLIACVVYGALNWNKGMETSTDEIQRDLDWEEKDEHLKDEI from the coding sequence ATGCTAGGAATCAACGATCCCGGGATTATTCTCGGCTACCTTTTGTCTGTGGTAGGTTTAATCGCCTGTGTGGTGTACGGGGCATTAAACTGGAATAAAGGAATGGAAACCAGTACCGACGAAATTCAGCGCGATCTGGATTGGGAAGAAAAAGACGAACATTTAAAAGACGAAATTTAA
- a CDS encoding sodium:solute symporter family protein, which yields MNTFTLGLVVVIYLLVIAYLGYRGYSQTKSAKDYLLAGRDIHPFVMAMSYGATFISTSAIIGFGGIAGVYGMGLIWLTALNIIVGVFIAFIFFGRVTRKMGHNLDAHTFPEFLGNRFQSKKIQIISGAVIFISMPLYAAVVLIGGARFIESIFEIDFSLALTFFSIIIAAYVIAGGLKGVMYTDALQGSIMFLSLFFLLIVTYQKLGGVSAAHHALTNMVDMVPDNLKAAGHEGWTVFPKMNSAWWWALTTNIILGVGVGVLAQPQLIVRFMTVKSNRELNRAVLIGGIFIFVATGFIFTVGALTNVYFHNESGQLAVQFAQGNVDLIIPEYINAAMPEWFVYLFMLALLSAGMSTLSSQFHAMGTSLGRDFIENVFPSKKFNSMMLSKISIIVAIIISIIIGYKLPGSIIARGTAIFFGICAAAFLPVYFAALYWKRVTKTAAIWSIITGLLASAFALAFMHAKESEPLGICQALFGKPSLATEFPWMIIDPMVIAMPVSIVVLIAVSLFTQKTSDEHLASCFHGIK from the coding sequence ATGAACACATTTACACTGGGATTGGTAGTTGTAATCTACCTTTTAGTAATTGCTTACCTCGGATACCGGGGCTACAGTCAAACAAAATCGGCAAAAGATTATTTGCTTGCCGGAAGAGATATTCACCCGTTTGTGATGGCCATGTCGTATGGAGCTACATTTATTTCTACCTCGGCCATTATTGGTTTTGGCGGAATTGCCGGAGTGTACGGAATGGGCCTGATCTGGCTAACGGCGCTGAACATTATTGTGGGTGTCTTTATTGCTTTTATATTTTTTGGGCGCGTTACCCGAAAAATGGGGCACAACCTCGATGCACATACTTTTCCTGAATTCTTGGGTAACCGATTTCAATCAAAAAAAATTCAAATTATCAGTGGTGCGGTAATTTTTATCTCGATGCCGCTTTATGCTGCCGTTGTTTTGATTGGTGGCGCTCGTTTTATCGAAAGTATTTTCGAGATCGATTTCTCGCTGGCACTCACTTTCTTCTCCATTATAATTGCGGCGTATGTAATTGCCGGAGGATTAAAAGGCGTGATGTACACCGATGCATTGCAGGGAAGTATCATGTTCCTGAGTTTGTTTTTCCTGCTGATAGTTACTTATCAGAAACTGGGAGGAGTCAGTGCTGCGCATCATGCACTTACCAACATGGTTGATATGGTGCCAGATAACCTGAAAGCTGCCGGCCATGAAGGCTGGACCGTATTTCCGAAAATGAATTCGGCATGGTGGTGGGCCTTAACAACCAATATTATTTTGGGAGTTGGCGTTGGCGTATTGGCACAACCACAACTTATCGTGCGTTTTATGACCGTAAAAAGTAACCGCGAATTAAACCGCGCGGTGTTAATCGGTGGTATTTTCATTTTTGTAGCAACCGGTTTTATTTTTACTGTTGGAGCACTAACCAATGTGTATTTCCACAACGAATCGGGACAACTTGCTGTTCAGTTTGCACAAGGCAATGTCGACTTAATTATCCCGGAATACATTAATGCTGCCATGCCCGAGTGGTTTGTCTATCTGTTTATGCTGGCACTGTTATCAGCCGGTATGTCAACATTAAGTTCGCAGTTTCATGCTATGGGAACTTCGCTGGGACGCGATTTTATCGAGAACGTATTTCCGAGTAAGAAATTCAATTCCATGATGCTGTCGAAAATTTCGATCATCGTGGCTATCATAATCAGTATCATTATAGGGTATAAACTGCCCGGAAGTATTATCGCCCGCGGAACAGCCATTTTCTTTGGCATTTGTGCTGCGGCTTTTCTCCCGGTTTATTTTGCCGCCTTGTACTGGAAGAGGGTAACAAAAACAGCCGCAATCTGGAGTATTATAACCGGTTTGCTGGCAAGTGCTTTTGCCCTGGCGTTTATGCATGCCAAAGAATCGGAGCCGCTCGGAATTTGCCAGGCATTGTTTGGTAAGCCATCGTTGGCAACCGAATTTCCGTGGATGATTATCGATCCGATGGTAATTGCCATGCCGGTATCGATAGTGGTGCTGATCGCTGTTTCGTTGTTTACGCAAAAAACGTCCGACGAGCATTTGGCAAGCTGTTTCCACGGAATTAAATAG
- a CDS encoding DUF6090 family protein translates to MIRFFRKIRLKLLNENKIGQYLKYAIGEIVLVVIGILIAVQINNWNQNRKDDQILNEYLIKIKSHTLEDIRKLDTVTVYRTQLAEICKKARIRILDKTEDEDLILFMSCGVAFADYYFKPSTGGYEALKNSRYFGKINNTALDSLLTRYHGLVSDIAENEKSYNDYVVYQEAHLSTQFDRSLILASAFLPQDSLNNRATPMSEYYEDFAEYTSSAPFRNVIGLAAFQFDAMVDQYNQLKNAGKEVIKEIDAITSK, encoded by the coding sequence ATGATTAGATTTTTCCGAAAAATACGTTTAAAACTATTGAATGAAAACAAAATTGGGCAATATTTAAAGTATGCAATTGGAGAAATTGTTTTGGTGGTGATTGGAATTTTAATTGCTGTTCAAATCAATAATTGGAACCAAAACAGAAAAGACGATCAAATACTTAATGAATATCTCATAAAAATAAAATCACACACGCTGGAGGATATTCGAAAGCTTGATACAGTTACCGTTTACAGAACGCAATTGGCAGAAATATGCAAAAAAGCCCGTATCCGGATTTTAGATAAAACAGAAGATGAAGATCTTATTCTTTTTATGTCGTGTGGAGTAGCATTCGCTGATTATTATTTTAAGCCAAGTACCGGAGGATACGAAGCCTTGAAAAATTCGCGCTATTTTGGAAAAATTAATAACACGGCACTCGATTCGCTTTTAACCCGATACCATGGTTTAGTAAGCGACATTGCTGAAAACGAAAAAAGTTATAATGATTATGTTGTATACCAGGAGGCGCATTTATCAACACAATTCGATAGATCATTAATTCTGGCTTCGGCGTTTTTACCGCAAGATTCGCTAAACAATCGCGCCACACCCATGTCAGAATATTACGAAGATTTTGCTGAATATACATCCTCTGCCCCATTTCGAAATGTTATTGGATTAGCCGCTTTTCAATTTGATGCTATGGTTGATCAATACAATCAATTAAAAAATGCCGGCAAAGAAGTAATCAAAGAAATCGATGCAATTACCAGTAAATAG
- a CDS encoding ACT domain-containing protein, with protein MIIKQVSVFLENKSGRLNEVTKILADAGINLSAFTIADTSDFGILRMIVSDPDKACTVLKENEFSVKTTDVVLAKTPNQPGSLSKLLDILQKEEVFIEYMYAFSMKDEGAVTVIRPTRVEHCVEMLQKHKTELIRADELYQL; from the coding sequence ATGATCATAAAACAAGTATCTGTTTTTTTAGAGAACAAGTCAGGACGATTAAACGAAGTGACAAAAATACTGGCGGATGCCGGAATAAACCTGTCGGCGTTTACCATTGCCGATACCTCGGATTTTGGAATTCTGCGCATGATCGTTTCCGATCCGGATAAGGCATGCACGGTGCTAAAAGAAAACGAGTTTTCGGTAAAAACTACCGATGTTGTTTTGGCAAAAACACCCAATCAGCCGGGAAGTTTGAGCAAACTGCTGGACATTCTGCAAAAAGAAGAAGTGTTTATCGAATACATGTATGCCTTCTCGATGAAAGATGAAGGAGCCGTTACCGTTATTCGACCGACTCGAGTGGAACACTGTGTGGAAATGTTGCAAAAGCATAAAACCGAATTGATTCGGGCAGACGAACTTTATCAATTATAG
- a CDS encoding PepSY-associated TM helix domain-containing protein translates to MARKRLIKTFKKLHKWPAIIIAFIAILFAASGIVMNHRQFFSGVDVSRNLLPKNYHYKNWNLAAVRSSVQLEDALLMYGNIGVWKSDDDLKSFEDFNRGFPKGIDNRKIYSIVSFNDVLFAGTHLGLYKRGKTEDGWHKLELPVEKERIADLEIKDDKLLVLTRNYLLESTNGQNFRKIQLPNPVNYHRKTGLFNTFWELHSGELFGLAGKLFVDLLGLVTILLSVTGLLHFFFPKWIKRRKRKAKNTTSLVNSKKKNLHWHNVVGYVFAIFLLINTFSGMHLRPPLLIAIASKQVDIFPGTHLDSPNPWFDKLRRIHWDDSNRRYIFSTADGFFFADENLSEKLIPAPSQPPVSVMGCNVLEPIGENYLMVGSFSGMFVWNPQTGMVADFFTGQPYHTPQGMARPIGANTVAGFVQSGNKSWWFDYNAGAIELNAQNEKSAFTAMPEEIRKASPMSLWNVSLEVHTGRIFEHLVGSFYILFVPLAGICFMLVIISGFFLWWMVFRKKQKKQS, encoded by the coding sequence ATGGCCCGAAAAAGACTGATAAAAACCTTTAAGAAACTACATAAATGGCCCGCAATCATCATTGCATTTATTGCCATTCTTTTTGCAGCATCGGGAATTGTAATGAACCACCGGCAGTTCTTTTCCGGTGTTGATGTTTCCCGAAACCTGCTGCCCAAAAATTATCATTATAAAAACTGGAACCTGGCGGCAGTTCGTAGCTCCGTTCAGCTAGAAGATGCCCTGTTAATGTATGGCAATATCGGTGTATGGAAATCGGATGACGATCTGAAATCGTTTGAAGATTTTAACCGGGGATTTCCAAAAGGAATAGATAACCGGAAGATATATTCCATTGTTTCCTTTAACGATGTACTTTTTGCCGGAACACACCTTGGTTTGTATAAACGAGGCAAAACAGAAGACGGCTGGCATAAACTGGAACTTCCGGTGGAAAAAGAACGTATTGCCGACCTGGAAATAAAAGACGACAAATTACTGGTGCTCACCCGTAACTATTTACTGGAGAGTACCAACGGACAAAATTTCAGAAAAATACAATTGCCGAATCCGGTAAACTATCACCGCAAAACAGGCTTGTTTAATACCTTTTGGGAATTGCACAGCGGCGAGTTATTCGGACTGGCAGGTAAACTGTTTGTCGATTTGCTGGGACTGGTCACCATTTTGCTTTCGGTAACCGGGCTGCTGCACTTTTTCTTTCCGAAATGGATAAAACGAAGGAAGAGAAAAGCAAAAAACACAACGAGTTTAGTAAACTCCAAAAAGAAAAATCTGCACTGGCACAATGTGGTGGGTTATGTGTTTGCCATCTTTCTGCTTATCAATACTTTTTCGGGGATGCACTTGCGACCACCACTGTTGATTGCCATTGCCAGTAAACAGGTGGATATATTTCCGGGCACGCACCTCGACAGCCCCAATCCGTGGTTCGACAAACTGCGACGCATACACTGGGACGACTCCAACCGACGGTATATTTTCTCCACTGCTGATGGATTCTTTTTTGCTGACGAAAACCTTAGTGAAAAACTTATCCCTGCCCCATCGCAACCACCGGTAAGTGTTATGGGCTGTAATGTACTGGAGCCAATTGGCGAAAATTACCTGATGGTAGGATCGTTTAGCGGCATGTTTGTTTGGAACCCGCAAACCGGGATGGTTGCCGACTTTTTTACCGGGCAGCCCTACCACACTCCGCAAGGAATGGCACGCCCCATTGGTGCTAACACGGTTGCCGGTTTTGTACAATCGGGGAACAAAAGCTGGTGGTTCGATTACAACGCCGGTGCCATCGAACTCAATGCACAAAACGAAAAAAGTGCGTTTACAGCCATGCCCGAAGAAATTCGCAAAGCTTCGCCCATGTCGTTATGGAACGTGTCGCTGGAAGTCCACACCGGACGCATTTTCGAACATCTCGTTGGTAGTTTTTATATTCTGTTTGTACCGCTGGCAGGCATTTGTTTTATGCTGGTAATCATCAGCGGCTTTTTCCTGTGGTGGATGGTGTTTCGTAAAAAACAAAAAAAGCAAAGCTAG
- a CDS encoding indolepyruvate oxidoreductase subunit beta produces the protein MKTDIILAGVGGQGILSIASIIGDAAISDNLFLKQAETHGMSQRGGAVQSHLRIADSEIAADLIPQGKADLILSVEPMEALRYLPFLSPEGYVVTNTTPFINIPNYPDVDAVLAEIEKQPRFVAIDADKIAAEIGNKRASNVVMLGAATPFLNIEPEKIEAGIAHIFSRKGEAVVEMNRKAFKAGLEFALANK, from the coding sequence ATGAAGACAGATATTATATTAGCCGGAGTTGGCGGACAGGGAATTCTTTCCATCGCATCGATTATTGGTGATGCAGCCATTAGCGATAATTTGTTTCTGAAACAGGCCGAAACTCACGGAATGAGCCAGCGTGGTGGGGCAGTGCAGTCGCACCTGCGTATTGCCGACAGTGAGATTGCTGCCGATTTAATTCCACAGGGAAAAGCCGATCTTATTCTTTCGGTGGAGCCGATGGAAGCGCTGCGTTACCTGCCATTTCTTTCGCCCGAAGGTTATGTGGTAACCAATACCACTCCTTTTATCAATATCCCAAATTACCCGGATGTGGATGCTGTTTTGGCAGAAATTGAAAAACAGCCACGTTTTGTAGCCATCGATGCTGATAAAATTGCTGCAGAAATTGGCAATAAACGTGCTTCGAATGTGGTGATGTTGGGTGCAGCTACTCCATTTTTGAATATTGAACCGGAAAAAATTGAAGCTGGAATAGCACATATTTTCAGTAGAAAGGGCGAGGCCGTTGTTGAAATGAACCGAAAAGCTTTTAAAGCCGGTTTGGAATTCGCTTTGGCAAACAAATAG
- a CDS encoding ROK family protein, giving the protein MEVLGIDFGGSGIKGAIVDTKTGELVTERHRIETPQPATPDAVAEVMAQLTEHFNWKGKVGVGVPAVVKNGVMLTAANIDKSWIGQEVNKQLSEKTGCEVECVNDADAAGIAEIHFGAGAKEKGMVFLLTVGTGIGTVIFVDKHLVPNLELGHLEFKGKTIERYSADSVRKRKDLSWEEWGSRFNKALDYYDKMFNPNLFIIGGGVSKKMDKFEDCIDLDTPVVPAEMQNNAGIIGAALNMVYK; this is encoded by the coding sequence ATGGAAGTACTTGGAATTGATTTTGGCGGATCGGGAATTAAAGGAGCAATTGTGGATACCAAAACCGGTGAATTGGTTACGGAACGACACCGTATTGAAACTCCGCAACCTGCAACACCTGATGCTGTTGCAGAAGTAATGGCACAGCTTACCGAGCATTTTAACTGGAAAGGAAAAGTTGGTGTTGGTGTTCCCGCAGTTGTGAAAAACGGTGTAATGCTAACTGCAGCAAACATCGATAAAAGTTGGATCGGACAAGAAGTCAATAAACAACTATCAGAAAAAACCGGTTGCGAAGTGGAATGTGTTAACGATGCTGATGCCGCCGGGATTGCCGAAATCCATTTTGGTGCCGGAGCCAAAGAAAAAGGAATGGTATTTTTACTTACTGTTGGCACCGGAATTGGCACCGTGATTTTTGTTGACAAACACCTGGTTCCAAACCTTGAATTGGGGCATCTTGAATTTAAAGGAAAAACCATTGAACGTTATTCGGCTGATTCGGTGCGCAAAAGAAAAGATTTGTCGTGGGAAGAATGGGGTAGTCGTTTTAATAAAGCGCTGGATTATTACGATAAAATGTTTAATCCAAACCTGTTTATTATTGGTGGTGGTGTAAGCAAAAAGATGGATAAGTTTGAGGATTGTATTGATCTTGATACGCCTGTAGTTCCTGCCGAAATGCAAAACAACGCCGGAATTATCGGCGCTGCTTTGAATATGGTTTACAAGTAG
- a CDS encoding thiamine pyrophosphate-dependent enzyme, producing the protein MQKNLFLGVEAIGQGAIDGGISGVYAYPGTPSTEITEFIQENELAQEKGIRSKWSANEKTAYEAALGMSYAGKRSMVCMKHVGLNVAADAFINSAITGINGGLVVTVADDPSMHSSQNEQDSRFYGKFAMIPILEPSNQQEAYDMVREGFELSEKLEVPVMVRITTRLAHSRAGVVRSEVLPENDMVLPSDPSQFVLLPAIARRRYKGLLEKQEQFEKTAKKSKYNEYIKGEDKSFGIIACGIAYNYLKENYPKDDCPYTVLKLSQYPVPQKFLDKMAKHCEEVLVLEEGYPVVEEHIKAAFKKDIQVSGRLSGALPRDGELNADLVAKALGKETQLGADVPELVVNRPPALCQGCGHQDMYKALNESLDKYTKGRVFSDIGCYTLGALPPYKSIYSCVDMGASVTMAKGAADAGLIPAVAVIGDSTFTHSGITGLLDAVNDEANIVVVISDNESVSMTGGQDSSALGKIESICTGVGVDPNHIRVLTPLKKYHDLMVQTFEEEIAYEGVSVIVFRRECIQAAAKRLRKAKKMKDNPNK; encoded by the coding sequence ATGCAAAAGAATCTATTCTTAGGAGTTGAAGCCATTGGCCAGGGAGCCATTGATGGCGGAATTTCAGGGGTTTATGCCTATCCCGGAACTCCTTCCACAGAAATAACGGAGTTTATTCAGGAGAATGAACTGGCACAGGAAAAAGGCATTCGCAGCAAATGGTCGGCCAACGAAAAAACAGCTTACGAAGCTGCTTTGGGAATGTCGTACGCCGGAAAACGCAGCATGGTTTGTATGAAACATGTGGGTTTGAACGTGGCTGCCGATGCTTTTATTAATTCAGCAATTACCGGAATTAACGGTGGTTTGGTAGTAACTGTTGCCGACGATCCATCGATGCACTCATCACAAAACGAGCAGGATTCGCGTTTCTACGGCAAGTTTGCCATGATTCCGATTCTGGAGCCCAGCAACCAGCAGGAAGCGTACGATATGGTTCGCGAAGGTTTTGAACTGTCAGAAAAACTGGAAGTGCCGGTAATGGTGCGTATCACTACGCGTTTGGCGCACTCGCGTGCCGGTGTGGTTCGCAGCGAGGTACTGCCTGAAAACGACATGGTTTTACCATCTGATCCAAGTCAGTTTGTTTTATTGCCGGCTATTGCCCGAAGACGGTACAAAGGCCTGCTCGAAAAACAGGAGCAGTTTGAGAAGACAGCTAAAAAATCGAAATACAACGAATACATCAAAGGCGAAGACAAAAGCTTTGGAATTATTGCCTGTGGTATTGCCTACAATTACCTTAAGGAAAATTATCCGAAAGACGATTGCCCGTATACCGTGCTGAAACTTTCGCAGTACCCGGTTCCGCAAAAGTTTTTGGATAAAATGGCCAAACATTGCGAAGAAGTACTGGTGCTTGAAGAAGGTTATCCGGTGGTGGAAGAGCATATAAAAGCAGCGTTTAAAAAGGATATTCAGGTTTCTGGGCGTTTAAGTGGTGCTTTGCCACGCGATGGCGAACTGAACGCCGACCTTGTTGCAAAAGCACTAGGTAAAGAAACACAGCTTGGTGCCGATGTACCGGAACTGGTGGTAAATCGTCCGCCGGCATTGTGCCAGGGATGCGGGCACCAGGATATGTACAAAGCTTTAAACGAATCGTTGGATAAATACACCAAAGGGCGCGTGTTCTCCGACATCGGTTGTTATACGCTGGGTGCTTTGCCGCCATATAAAAGTATTTACTCGTGTGTTGATATGGGCGCTTCGGTAACTATGGCAAAAGGTGCTGCCGATGCCGGTTTGATTCCTGCCGTGGCTGTTATAGGCGATTCTACTTTCACGCACTCCGGAATTACCGGTTTGCTTGATGCCGTTAACGATGAGGCAAATATCGTGGTTGTTATTTCGGATAATGAATCGGTATCGATGACCGGCGGTCAGGATTCTTCGGCACTCGGAAAGATCGAAAGCATTTGTACCGGTGTTGGTGTCGATCCGAATCATATTCGTGTGTTAACACCGCTGAAAAAATACCACGATCTGATGGTGCAGACTTTCGAAGAGGAAATTGCTTACGAAGGTGTTTCGGTAATTGTTTTCCGTCGCGAGTGTATTCAGGCAGCGGCAAAACGATTGCGCAAAGCAAAGAAAATGAAAGATAACCCCAATAAATAA
- a CDS encoding phenylacetate--CoA ligase — translation MIWNEKIECASRDEMAAVQSERLKQTVQRIYHNIPSYRAKMQEIDMLPGDVRSVEDLKNLPFTNKTDLRDNYPFGMFTVPMSEIVRVHASSGTTGKPTVVGYTRNDLSMWAEVVTRSLCMSGVTRNDIVQVAYGYGLFTGGLGLHYGTENLGATVIPISGGNTQKQIQLMQDFGSSVIACTPSYALFLAEVMQEMGIDPEELKLRVGIFGAEPWSESMRKEIEAKLKLKAIDIYGLSEVIGPGVSCECEHQVGMHVNEDHFIPEILDTETLQPVEPGEVGELVFSTITKEGIPILRYRTRDLTRLIYDKCECGRTLVRMEKCKGRSDDMLIIRGVNVFPSQIESVLLEMSETEPHYLLIVEREGTLDVLKLMVEVQEQFFSDEVRELEKLKKKITHNIQSTLGISVDVKLVEPKTIERTAGKAKRVIDNRKI, via the coding sequence ATGATTTGGAATGAAAAGATAGAATGCGCCTCTCGTGATGAGATGGCCGCTGTTCAGAGCGAACGGTTGAAACAAACCGTTCAGCGGATTTACCACAATATACCAAGCTACCGGGCAAAAATGCAGGAAATTGACATGCTGCCCGGTGATGTGCGTTCGGTGGAAGATTTGAAAAACCTGCCGTTTACCAACAAAACCGATCTGCGCGATAATTACCCGTTTGGAATGTTTACAGTGCCCATGAGCGAAATTGTTCGTGTACACGCCAGCTCGGGAACTACAGGAAAACCAACTGTTGTGGGTTACACCCGAAACGACCTGAGTATGTGGGCCGAAGTAGTTACCCGATCACTGTGTATGTCGGGCGTTACACGTAACGATATTGTGCAGGTGGCTTATGGTTACGGACTGTTCACCGGCGGTTTGGGATTGCATTACGGAACCGAAAATCTTGGAGCAACTGTAATACCTATTTCGGGTGGAAATACCCAAAAACAAATTCAGCTGATGCAGGATTTTGGCTCGTCGGTTATTGCGTGTACGCCATCCTATGCTTTGTTTTTAGCCGAAGTAATGCAGGAAATGGGCATCGATCCGGAAGAGCTGAAATTACGGGTAGGTATTTTTGGTGCCGAGCCCTGGAGCGAAAGCATGCGCAAAGAGATTGAAGCTAAACTGAAGTTGAAAGCTATCGATATTTATGGTCTGAGTGAAGTGATCGGACCCGGAGTTTCTTGCGAGTGCGAGCACCAGGTAGGGATGCACGTTAACGAAGACCATTTTATTCCCGAAATTCTGGATACGGAAACACTGCAACCGGTTGAGCCGGGCGAAGTGGGAGAGTTGGTATTTTCAACGATCACCAAAGAGGGAATTCCTATTTTACGCTATCGTACCCGCGATCTTACCCGACTGATCTACGATAAATGTGAATGCGGCCGTACACTGGTGCGCATGGAAAAATGTAAAGGTCGCTCGGATGATATGCTGATCATTCGCGGGGTAAATGTATTCCCGTCGCAAATTGAAAGTGTATTGCTTGAAATGAGCGAAACCGAACCGCACTACCTGCTAATTGTGGAGCGCGAAGGAACTTTGGATGTGCTGAAATTGATGGTGGAAGTGCAGGAGCAGTTCTTTTCTGATGAAGTTCGCGAACTGGAGAAACTAAAAAAGAAAATAACGCACAATATTCAAAGTACGTTGGGGATTTCAGTTGATGTGAAACTGGTGGAACCAAAAACCATTGAACGTACTGCCGGAAAAGCAAAACGTGTAATCGATAACCGTAAAATCTAA